From Aegilops tauschii subsp. strangulata cultivar AL8/78 chromosome 5, Aet v6.0, whole genome shotgun sequence:
TGCGAGAGTCAACGGTAACGATGGTTGCTTTGTCCTTCCCtggcaagagagagagagagggagggaggaagggagggagggagagagagagagagagcgcagcGAGCTGGCGGCGGAGCACGACGAGCTGGCGGAGGCGCATGGCGAGCTAGCGCCACCGGCGGCGCGAGGACCGGGCCGTTGCATATCATTCACCGGAGATGTAAGAGAGATATATATTTTGCTTTTGTTTATTTTTTGTTAGGCCCCATGTGTAAGTTAGAGAGAGAGGTGGGACAGAGTTTTTccattttctttttttgggcccaCATGTAAGTGATACAGAAGAGAGGTGAGAGAGTTTTTTTTTTACTCAGAGGGCCTAACTGTATGGAGGGGCCAAAATGTCCAGGAAACGCCCGGTAGACGGTCAAAGGCCTTTGACCGAACGGTAACAACACAGAAGGACATTTCTATAAGGTCACCTAATGGCAGAGGGGTAAATTTGAGTATGCTTCTAAATTAGAGGTAAATCTAAATAGTGGGTTCGAGTTAGGGGCACAAATATGCACACCATTGACGTGCTCTCCGGGGAAAAAAAGATGCCCTTATAAAGCAAATGATGTGCTAAACAAATGGTGTGCTAAATATTTTCTATGCTTACAAGAGATGGTATATATTTCGATCATATGCATGTTTACTTTAACATGCTTGCTGTATGCAACAAAGACCAACTTATGTATAAACACCAGATTGCTCATTGGCCACTTGAGATTTTGTATTCTTAGTTTACAACTAGCCATCTGTGACAGGTACAACGTTTTTATACCCGAAACATGTCAAATGCAATCAAAATTGATGATCAGGTGCAATAAGCCTTTTAAGCCATTTgaaaaaaaatgatttaaatcatAGAACAAAATGATTGGTGTACTATTGTTCACTACTTTTGTCCATTTTAGCCAGCTTTGCCGCATATATCTCCTATGGCGAGGAGCTTAATGCGCCGTCATCTGTTGCAAACCTGCAACCAAGGCGGTGATTTGTGGGAGTTATAGATGGAAACGAAGTGCGTAATTTGCTACGTACGTGTATGTGTTCCATCAGCCACACACGGTCTGAATTATTATGCACAGAGCACATGCCCTCATAGCACAGAGACCCAGACACATTACTAAGGTGTACCACAAAAATTCCTCAATAATTTATCGCAAACTTGTGTGTGATCCAAGAAATGAACAGATTCCTGGCACACATGTGAGCATTTATCAACGCAGCTCTAAACAGATCCATAGTTGGAAAAAGAAAATAGTCAGTTCAATTACTAAATTCCACCATGAAGATTGATTACATGTTCAACATGATGCACCCACGAAGAAATAGCATTGTAACCCTGCTGTAGTACCGTCGAATGTCGCTGAAATGCTGCCCATTGAGAGATGCCCTTACTGACCCCTGCACAAAGCGAACACTCTTCAATAAACagatagaaaaaaatgtgattcATACAACAATAGTTAACACGCCTGATGGTTTTCATGGAGCATAATGCCACAATGTGTTTTTTCGACAAAATGTAAATATATACTAATACGGAATTAGGCCCCATGACTATGTACTTTAGAGAACCTATTAAACTACATTATAAACCTACATAATTGACTTCCATCATGGGAACGTTTTCACCTTCAAGCACTTGTAGAAATAGTTTGCGCGAAGTGCAAACAATATCACAAAAACAGTACACCTTAAGTACCTCCTACTAAAATGGAATTCTATTTCTTTTTTTGTTCCCTTCTATACAGACAGATAAATCAATTAAATAAAATGACTTCTCACTCTGATGTGGTGTGATAATCACATAAATGGTATGCCTTGTAGTAAGATTTACAGTCTGCTTAGCATAATCAACTTTCCATATCAGTAAACGCTAGCAGTTTGCCCATTACTCGTCATGCCCAATCCAATGCAGTAGCATGTATCTGGAAGCAATACTAAAGGTCTGTTCGGCAACCCACCAGCACCTAAAAATACGAGGAGCTGCGGAGTGGAGGGACTGCAGCTCCGTGCTTCTTAAATgcagctccgcctgctcccggaGCGGAGGGACTCCGAACAGGGCTTTAAGTTACATAGATACGGAGCTACAGCACAGCGCCCCAATCTGGACTAGTATGAACCTAACTACATATATATACAACATTGGAGTACAACGATTGCACGTGTGTGGTCATACTGTCATCAATGAGTCTGTAAATGAATTATTTGCCTGCATTATCTGATTATCTCAAACGTGTGATCAGTGCAGTAACATGTGTCATAAAATTTTCCATGATGAAGCATCAGATATAAATATTCAATAACCACAATAACGTGAATACAGATGTAGGTACTCCATAAACTATGCAATGACCCAATCGTAAGCGAACAGATAAAGTTATTGTATCATACCTGTTCGCTGTATTACTATCAGTATGGCCTAGATTTGAATCTTTACTGTTTCCATTTGCAATTCTCCACTGATTTAGTTCATCAGTAAATATATGCTACACTAGCTATATCCACTAAATGTTTTACTACCTCAAGGCAATCCTGGGAGTAGCAATTCAAATTGTACCATCCATGACCCAACTGCTTGATCAGGAAGCAATGTTGTCGCATCAGACAAAGGTAGTGATCAGGTTGCAGCTAAGCAGAAAGTTGGCACTCGCTAGTTCAGCTGGTCTTTTCAATTAGTGCAATTAATTGCAGGAATTGGTTCtaataagtactccctccgtaaagaaatataagagcgtttagataaCTAAAGTAGTgttctaaatgctcttatatttgtttacagagggagtactttctAACACTCGACATCAACTTAAATTAACCTCCTCAGTGACAATATAGGACACGATTAGATTGTCTTTTTCATTTTTACCAGGATATTAGCTTTACTTTGTTTAGCATGTATTTTTTTAAATGATAATAAATGAGAAATGGCAGCCCAGCAGAATTTGGCTTATACATGTCTCATACAACTCGTAAGTACATGTTGTCACTATGAGATTCAGTATGCCCAAGTCATCAGGAAATGGGACAATTCACACCAGTTCAGAAGTGCATACTTGACACTTGATTTTTGTCCTAAGTCGGTCTTGTCTACATTTGACCATGCCTATAGGAAAATGTGATAATATATACAACATCATATATATAGCACAAAAATATATTTTATGATGAATCTAACAAAACTAATTTGGTGTTGTAGATGCTGATATATTTATGAATAGACCTAGTCAAACTTGTCAAACTTAAAGAAGTTTGAATCAGGGCAAAATAGAACTTCAAATGATTTAGAATGGAGCGCGGATCACATTCTACATTTGCATTACACCTCATGACCAGATGACTTGTATAGAGTTAATCTAACGATTTCAGTTAAATATCATAGGGTTATGCCATATGCTCGACACTGATGCAAACGGACAGAAAGTGGACTTCCCGTGGAATAACTTTGCCAACACAACATGTATGGAGCTATTTTCAGATCAAGTAATGGTGAACTGATAAATTAAGCCAACATTCAAGGGTTTAAACGATCTTTTGTAGATCGTTAAAGTGACCAAACTGTCATTCCCTTTACtagattattattattattttgagaATCTTTACTAGATTATTATAAGTTTGTGGACCATGGGCTTGCAATTTTATCTATTCCTTCCTAATACGCATCACATTTAAAGAACATCGGTGATAGGATTGCCAATGTGACTGTCTGTGGATCTCTAATCCGAGGCCAACCTAATTCACCCGACGAATTAGTAAAATCTGCTTCATGTTCAACGGCCCACAGTACTAAAGTACTAGTAAGCACATATTTGCCACCCCTACCGATGCTGTCATGATCCTGTAATTAATCTCAACTCAAGCATTTCATCAAACATCTGCTACGAGAATTCTAACCCACATCCTTGTTGGCAAAACGCGCCTAATTTCACACGGCCCTACAGCTAAAGCCGCAACCAACATTTCGTCGAGCACTTGGAGAGCAGTGGCAGTGGCACTGACCTGATCTTCTTGATGAGGATATCGCGGAGATTCTTGCCGAGCTCCTGGGAGCGGACGCGCGCCATGAGAGCCTTGCGCGCGAGCACGCGCTTCTCGGAGTTCTTGACGTGGTGCTCCGTCCGGCGCTTGATGAGCCGCTCGATGCCGCTGGACCGCATCTTGCGCTCCATCACCTGGAGCGCGCGCTCCAGGTTGCCATCCCTCACATGCACCACGATCCCCCGGGACGGCTGCACCTGCCCGCGGTTCCCCCTCCCcgcggccgcggccgccgccgGCCAGAACCCCCGCGCCGCTCGTGCTAGTGCCTGcatcgctcgctcgctcgctcctGAATGAGTGCCTGCCGGGGGTACCGTTGCGTCGAGATTCGGGACGACTCGCTCTCGTGTAGCTGGCCAAACGGGCCGAGCCAACCAGGCCAGCCCGCGAGCACATCGGCACGGCCTGCCATGGGCCAGGCACGGGGGAGCTCCTATCTGCCGCTAACTGCGGCAAAATGTCGAGGGAACGCACAGCGGGTCTCCCCGACTGGGCCAGCCCATGTGGCTCTCCCGTTCCGGCTAGCGAAGAAACTAGAGCGCTCGCCCGCAAAAAAGAATGCGTCAAGCAGGATTCGAACACAAGACCACGCGCTTCACAAGTCGTAGTACTACCACTTAAGCAGGCGTTTAAAATGGGCAGCAGAAATCCTTAAGAACCAAACCAACCACGGATACGAACGTTTTTTAAATTTTGAACGTGCAATATTATTTTGGAGAAAAAGTGAATTCTGTACATCAAACCGCAAACACTTTTCGAAAATGTGTATATTTGTAAAACTCAAACATTTCGAAAAACACAAACAATTTCTGGAAACGGAAACAATTttaatcccccccccccccaaaaaaaaattgaaaatacgGTCATTTTTTGAATGGCAAAACAGTTTTTGGATAcgcgaacattttttaaaaatggGAACTTTTTTGGAATCTCCCGAACAAAAATTGAAAATACCAATATTTTTTAAACACCAGAACAAAATTCGAAgcatgaacaatttttgaaaattgCGAATAATTTTTAAAATCCCAGAACAAAAattgaaaacatgaacattttttaaactcCCGAACAAAATTTGAAACCCGATTATTATTATAAATTTGAGACAATTTTCGTAATACTGAACAAAATTTGAGAAGTTGTGAAATTTTGAACAAAATTTGAATTTCTGAACAACTTTTGAAAAgtgcaaacattttttgaaaaaggtaacattttttgaatttctgaataaaatttgaaaatggaaacattttttgaaattttgaacatttttttatagatcaatttttttttgaaatttaagAACATTTTATCAAAAacacaaaaaaaggaaaaagaaagaaagaagaacacgaaaaaagagagaaaataataaacaaacaagaaaaaaagaaaaatcgGTTCAGGAACCTACTAGAAGATTCCCAAAACCGGGAAAAACCGGCTGGAACCTTCCAGCAGGTAGGTTCCCAAAACCGGGACCAGTGGAACGCTTTTAATGGGCTGGCCCGACTCATTCGATCGCTAAGAAACGGTGTGTGATACCCCACATTTTAATGTAGAGTGCGTCGTATAGGATTTTCCACGGGCTAAATGGGCCGTGCCCGGCACGCCTGGGCCTGGAGGCCGGGCACGTGGGCCGGCACGGCATGGCCCGTTtacttttttatattttttcagaatatgtatatacatatatatactTAAAATAGAGCCCAATAGTCCTAAAAATCAGCCCAACAGGTTGAGAATGTGCAGCACAGCGTGCTAAACGGGCTAACGTGTCGGTCCGTTTAGATCATGCCTGGGCCTGGAGGCGCAGCACGTGGGCCAACACGACACGTCCCGCTTACTAAACATGCCCCTGTGGGCCATGCTGTGCTGGCACGATTAGCATGGGTCGGGCTGTGCCGTGCCAGGGCAGCCTATTTGGCTAGCTATGCGCTTTCGGGGTCTAGATTGTTTGTTTTTCCCTATGTTTTCACTCAGATCCCTATGCTATTCTGGAATTGCATTTTGGCTTGTATGGCAAAACGAGGGAAATCTGGCCAAATGGGACAGGCCtacatgttggggaacgcagtatttcaaaaaatttacttacgatcacgcaagatctatctatgtgatgcatagcaacgagccgGGAGAGTGTGTACACgtaccgaaagcggaagcgttttatcaacgcggttgatgcactactggaattagccaatttgccatctgccagctctttgccatcagctatccaaaagcagacggcaaagaaatggcagacgacaaaacaggtctttgccatctgcgagctctttggcagacggcaaagagagaggtggcccccacccccgcccgtttggaaaaaacttaacgccccacctctttgccgtctgctagacataaaggcggacggcaaagattggcggacggcaaagtggAGAGTACCTAACGGTGCCTACCCCCGACCCGTTACTCtgtcttctctccctctctcctccccgacgcgccccgccgccgccgccgccgccgccgcccgccgccgccccgtcgccccgccacccgccgccccgccgcccgccgccgccccgtcaccccccccccccccccgcccctcCGCCCGAccagcgccaccccgccgccccagaGCTGTGGCCCCGTCGCCACCATCGCCCGGCCAGCGCCCCTCCATCGGTGAGCAACCCCACCGCCCGGCGCCCCTGTGCCCTGCCGGCGTGCCACAGGCCTCCCACCCCTGCCGCAGGTGAGCCCCGGTCGCACccctcttctcctcttttttctgttttttctgttttttagtttagattacttttagtttagttttagatttagtttagtttagatttaggtGTAGTTTTAGGTGTAGTTAGGTTTAGGTGTAGTTTTTTCCTGTTTTGTTTTAGGTTActtagtgctaggtttaagaagaggaaaaaggagaagaagaagaagaagaagaggaggaggaggaggaggaggaggaggagaagaaagaagaagaagaagaagaagaagaagaagaagaagaagaagaagaagaagaagaagaagaagaagaagaagaagaagaagaagaagaagaagaagaagaagaagaaagaggagaggaggaggaggaggaggagaaagctagaggagaggaggagaagaagaagaccaccgacaccccgaccccgaccaccgacaccccgacacctgacaccccgaccaccgacaccccgaccccgacgcgacacccccaccccgacgcgacaccccgacacgacaccccgacacgacaccccgaccccgacacgacaccccgacacgacacgacacgacaccccgacacgacacgacaccccgacacgacacgacaccccgacacgacacgacaccccgacacctgacaccccgaccaccgacaccccgaccccgacgaccgacacccccaccccgacgcgacaccctgacacgacaccccgaccccggcacgacaccccggcacgacaccccgacacgacacgacaccccgacacgacacgacaccccgaccccgacacgacaccccgacacgacaccccggcacgacaccccgaccccgacaccctgacaccacacccacccttaccccgaccaccgacaccctgacaccacaccccgacccacaccccgaccccgaccccgacaccctgacagggtcatatatttgtgaattattagttaggtcatatatttttcgattttgttatgaaaacatcatatataattgtgttgatcgggtagatttaaatgtgcagttgtttcatcgctgcgaggtttggtggtcgacgacctcgccgtgcgtttgacgagctctgccccttcgttcgtgggtgagcacaaatgacatgtcctcctccatcgttaattatttgctctgttccggtgttcgtgccgatgaaacttgatagctagctatatatgtgtcttgaatcatcagtatgcgtaaccaatatgtgtctcccgttcgaaagtgtcatagttataaatatgcatgcatttgcatatttataaccttgattctttcgaattgtccaacgctatccatggacagcccgagtatgtttagattgggttcgttttcccatatgctttgctccggatctgacgcataagtttcgtcagtgcctcccctgttgttctccgggtacacatcctctctgtttattgcagagacgtgtatcaggagaacagcggggaggtgctgccgaaattttgcgtaggatccggagcatagcatgggaaaatgaacccaatctaaacatactcgggtgggattaggacctatcattacctattagagtgtaggttgcatggacgtaataaaattgacaaagtagatcaactgatgaatatatacatggtgaattatatatatatatatatttgttgtgtgtctagtagctctgaaagtcaagatgagtgatcgtgcgtggatgtacaccggtcacactggtcagaacaaatggagcactgaatggttcacaaaaaccaaggggtttgtgcgagccgcatttgcaaatggccagaggaaaacctggtgcccctgtttacggtgcggcaattgggaaaagaggacagaggctaaaatgggcaaacacctgcagaagagtggttttacgcccgattatacggtgtggacatttcatggtgagtctgcccaacgtgaacgagctgaggtggatcgtcgtcgcaccgacgagcatggtaccgggatggaaaacatggtgcaagacttcgatgatgttCGGggttcggacgaggagatggaggaatctgcaaaggccttcaatgaaatgttggagtcttcaaaacgtccgctccatgagcacactgagctttgtcagttggatgccatctcacaagtaatggctctgaaggctcagttcaacttgggcagagaatgctacgatgcaatgatgacagtatttggacgctttctacccaaaggccatgtaatgcctgcaaacctgtaccagtcggacaaaatcctccgtgcactgaagatgccctatgataagatacatgcctgtgagaaaggatgtgtcttgtttaggcttgactatgcggacttgaactattgtcccatttgcaggtcttccaggtatgttgtggtagacaacggtatgggtgagaagacacagaccaaaatccctgttagtgttcttcggtatatgccaatcgtaccaagacttcaacgtcttttcatggtcgaagagacggccagacagatgacatggcacaaaacgggcaaaagaaccgaactagatgcagatgggaatctgatgattgtacacacatcggatggtgttgcgtggaaaaagtttgatgaattacatggtgacaaagcggcagatccgaggcatcctcgagtcggcatcagcacggatgggttcagtgtgtttggtatgacagcagcccaatacagttgttggcccgtatttgtctttccactcaatctccccccggacagattatgcaaagaaagaacattttcctgacgttgataattccagggcccaactatccggggaaaaatatgaatgtgtacatgcagccgcttaaggacgaattgcaagaagcctgggataatgggttcaagacatacgacgcctatagcaaacggaacttcataatgcgtgtctggtacatgtactcgacgcatgacttgccgacgtatgcgctattcgttggctggtgtgtgcatggaaggttcccgtgccccacatgcaagggagctcttgagtttcgttggcttcaggccggtcgcaagttttcttgc
This genomic window contains:
- the LOC109744549 gene encoding uncharacterized protein — translated: MQALARAARGFWPAAAAAAGRGNRGQVQPSRGIVVHVRDGNLERALQVMERKMRSSGIERLIKRRTEHHVKNSEKRVLARKALMARVRSQELGKNLRDILIKKIRGQ